TATAGCGAAGCATTTGATGTAGGATGGAACATAGTGTTGGTTAATCGACGGGAGAAAACTCCTGAGTTCTTGAACCTATATATTTCCAAGAGAAGATGATTAGAAGTAGTAGAAAGAAGACTTAGTGATATGTGATGATTTAACACAAATCATAAGAATGGTTTCATTCACCTGTCTACGTAAGGTCTCATTTTCCAGCTCCGCTCGTTGTTCCTGCAAAATTTAAGTGGTCTGGATGATCAATTATTGCGTCATACGCAGTTAAGATAGCTAGCTACAACATGAACCCTCTCAAAGGATACAATAGGCAGTAAAGAGGGGACATGCATTTTTAAAAGGGTTCATCAGAATCATGTGATCACATAAGCTTGCATGCTTAGAAGCTAATCAGGAAAAATCAAGTGTTTCATATAACTCAAGAATTACCTTAAGCCGTGACTCTTCAAGTTGTTTAGTCAGCAATAGTTCCTGAAATCACATAAACTTGTATTCAGAAAAATGCAAATATGTTTTATGAGAAAAGAAATGGGGAAGAGAGATATTACTAGTTTTTACCTTTCGCTCTCTCACAGATATCAATGAGAAATTTAGTTGCTTCTCAAGGTGTTGCAGCTCTTTCAAGCTCAGAAGATTCAAGCGCTTACCCTGCATCTGTctacaaacacacacaaagaCAAACCATATAAGACATAAAAGTGGTGGATGGTCGGGGGACACAATAAAAATAAGAACATAGTTTGGATTAAGTTGCATACAAGTGTTTCTCTTGAAGCATTGAAATCTCATCCTTTAAAAGGTCCACCTCTGTACACTCCTGGTTCTAAACAGCATGTCAGGTTATAATGTATCAAGACAAAACAGTCAAAACACTTGAGTATCATCTAACCTCTGCTTTACGGTTAATCCCAGGAACATCTGAAGAGATCTGGTAATTGCCGTATCTCAAAAGCGTTTTCTTCATGCTGAAAACCAAATGACAAATTAGATCTAAGAAGTATACGTAATGTGAGATTAATTACGACTAATGAATCCGAACAAACATGCAAGAACCAATTCCACCAAGAGCAACATATCTAAACCCTCAACAGCTAACAAATGTTGACATGCAGATACGAAATATGGAATTAACAAAATGATTGATTAATTACCATCTAGTACTTGAGAACTCGAAGAGCTTGCCAGACTTGGAGAAGACAATGACGGCAACCTCAGCGTCACAAAGAACAGAGAGCTCATGAGCTTTCTTGAGCAAACCAGCACGCCTCTTGGAGAAGGTAACTTGCCTGCTATTGGCATTCTCAATCCTCTTTATCTCAATTTTTCCACGACCCATCTTCAAGCAcagaagagaaaaaagaagaagaaagagaatgagTTTCAATCTCTCTACCTAAAATGGATATTGAAACTCCTTTTTTGGGGTTACAATCTATAAAAGGAAGACATAAAGATTGCTATATTTGGATGTAATATACTCCATATAAAAAGAGAGATTAGTACAAACTACAAAGAAACATAAgtgtgtttgtgtttgcatgAGCACTGTTTTGCgtgctcctctctctctctcttttagaGTATTTGCATGACACCTTTTTGCCACATTTAGAGGGTTTGCCAGTTCCTCTGGGACCCACGTTTCCTTTTGTTGCCATAAACAGTtgtgattcttcttcttttttccattgtttaaaaaatatatttattgctTTACCAATtgtcttttttatatttctttttattctgccgacaaaaaaatatttctttttattttattttaagctatatttattaaaaaagctGTACTTGATGTCGATGGTATAAATCAGACCAAGACTTGgtaaaaaactaaacaaataacaaatcagttaattgatttttgtaCAGAGCAAGAAGTGAacacataatttttattaacgaaggaaaatgtgattttgaaatgactcagaaatttaaacgaacgaagaattcagatcatatactctCAAACACAATTCTAACTGGCGCAGATCATATGATATAAGTAGGAAAATCATCTATAcacaactgttttttttttcttcaacgtTTTCTTTTTGACCATTTAGAAATTTGATTCCATAGCACCACTGATTACAACTATCTACATTAGACAAGGACAACATGTTCTGCTTGCTACTTTCTATACAGACTTCCCTCGGAGAACCTTTACTAAACTGGCTCTGAAGGATTCTCCAACTCCACCCCAGAACGAATACTTTGACCCGTACAACCAAAGCTTCACTGACTTCTTCCAACCTTCTCCTCTCGGAAACTCCATCTCCCTAGCAATGCTGGACTGCTCCCAGTCTTCTTCACCGTCTTCCAAAAGCGGCAGCGCTTCAAACCCACCAGACTCCAGGTGCTTGATCCACCCGCGCATCAGATAGTTCACCACCTACTCAAAGGGGGTTCATTATTCATATCcacagcttttttttttttttgagaaaagttTTTAACTTGTTCATTTTGTACCTCAGGGACTTCATCGTGTGGGCAATGACCCGCTGGGCTGATCTCGTAGTAAGGAGCGTTGGGCAATTCCTTCTTTATCTTCTTTCCCCATATAGGTCCCACCCATGGATCTTCTCTTCCATACATTAGACATATCTGAACATTGTTCTCCTTACACCTAGCAAACACAATCAAATATAAGACCAAACACACAGAGGGAAAAGCATATAGAACCATGCTGTCTTATACCTAGATAAAGCTTCGGAGAAAGACAGCTCTCCACCAGGAGCAAACATAATCGACGCAAAGGACGCTGCAGCAGCCGGGTGCTGCGTGATCTCCACAATACGTGAGAATACTTTATCCACATCAGTGGAATGGTCTTTGTACACCTGTTTAAGTATCTCAGCTATGCTTTCAGGATCACTTATCTTTTGCCACCTGGCGGATTCATAGAAGATATTACTCAGACTGTGCTAGAAAAATATTACTTTTGCAGGTAGGTAAGAAGAAGAGTTACACTTACACCAACTCTGTGAGTTTTTTAACTCTTGCCGGTAAAGGGAATGTTCCAGACCATGGAAAGAGACGTGCTAGCCGTGGGGATCTTACTGGATTAGGGAAGAAACCCCAGAAAGGTGTCGCGTTAAGCAACGTAACACCTTTCACCAGATGAGGATGGGTTGCCGCAAAGTAGAGAGCTACATAGCCTCCAAGCGAGTTCCCTGCAATGTACACTGGCTCACCGATAACCTGTACAACAAAAACCACATACTCACCCACTCAGTAACTTATAGTGTCCGAGACAAGACAGTGTGAACTTATAACTAAAGTTGATAAAGACCCCAaagtatattttgaaattttcataatacaagtagttttcatatttcaattcagttttttcacttattgtatatacaaacttATTGTATATTGTATGACCAATTAATactataaagttttttttataattggttgaatttatcaattaaatgctacttttttttaaaaaataacaacttTCTTAAGAAAAGTGGTAGAGAGTATTGTTTACCTCTTCTACAATATATTGAACTTGTTCCCTCCAGAGATCAAGGGAGTATACAAGTTGATCAGCCCATGGTTGAGCTTCATTACCAAACCCCCAAAACGATTCACTATCTTCCAAGGAACTTGTTTCTTCAGACATAGTAGTGGTAGTAGGATCTTGAGTGGGGAGAGACAAACCCTGACCAACAAAATCAACCGCCCACACTCGATAATCCCTTCCCAGATCAGTAAGCTGCTTCTCGTAGTGAAACGAACCAACaccaaacccaggaagaaacaacACCGCGGGAGCCTCCACGTTTTCACATCCAGATTTCTCGTAGTGTACCGTGAGGTTAGGCTTCCACTCGCACTGAGAAGGAGTGATTCGAGCAGCAGAGGCTTCGCCGTTGGATTGGTCAGGCAGACCAGGAATCAAAAGCTTTGATTTTGAGTCTCCTCGTCTGGCTAAACTCCCCAAGTCCTCATTCTCACCGACCACGTAACCATCTGAAGTTCCGTTCCGAATCACAAATCTTGATTTCTTGATCCCAGAGCTAGATAATAAGATGTTCGATCGATTTGGGACTAGTCTGTTACTACTCCAAGTCACAAGAGAGCAGTGAGGCAGGAAGTTCTGTGAGATTATCTccataacaaaatttaaaaaaatcctgTAACGAGACAAAGTTTAATAGAGAGTGATTATGTTTGAATTGCAGATTTAAAATTCAGCACATAGCAATTCAAGTTTCGAGCAATCTTCGGTCGAATTGAAATCAAACAACAACCGATTAATCAAACTAATAAATTAACACAAACAAAAGAGAGATAGCGAGCGAGAGCTGTAGCTTGTACCTTCTTTCAGATTGCGGATGCTAGAAGCTTCATATAATGATTGGGGGGTTTTAGCACGCTTTGTATAAATTAAAACCGTCGATTTTATTACAAGGACGGTGAGGAAAGAAGGTTTGCTTGTTGCCTTGGTTAACGTTCGGTGCAAACCGACAACAACGTTTTTTGTCGAGCTCTTATTATTTTCCAAGGATTCCAAAATTCGTGCTGGCCCTGGGCCTGGGGGGGTCTCATTTCTTCCACAATATGACATTTTTGCTAACTTGACAATACGAGGGGGCAAGTGTGTCGCAACAAAAACGTTTTGAGTTATTTGTTAGGTGGATTTTGTCACAAGCCATCTAAATCCAAAGGCGACAGTTTTACTTGTTAATTTCGCATGTTCTTTCTGTTGGTGTTCAATTAGATTCGATTTAATGCGGTTTAGACGGGTATAAAGTGGCACAAGGCTATATTAAACGATTGGTATAACTGTGGTTATGAATCTTCtaacaaacacaaacagaaaaaaaaacaatcaacacaACTCACCCTCAGTCTTTACTAACCTTTCTCTTTTCTTGTTACAACAACCATAGATAATATGGTTACATCTCCTAGGCCCAAATAAGAAGACCCATTACTAAACCCAACTAT
The window above is part of the Brassica napus cultivar Da-Ae chromosome C3, Da-Ae, whole genome shotgun sequence genome. Proteins encoded here:
- the LOC106431084 gene encoding agamous-like MADS-box protein AGL15 isoform X2, yielding MGRGKIEIKRIENANSRQVTFSKRRAGLLKKAHELSVLCDAEVAVIVFSKSGKLFEFSSTRCMKKTLLRYGNYQISSDVPGINRKAEECTEVDLLKDEISMLQEKHLQMQGKRLNLLSLKELQHLEKQLNFSLISVRERKELLLTKQLEESRLKEQRAELENETLRRQVQELRSFLPSINQHYVPSYIKCFAIDPKKSLLSNTCLGDINCSLQNTNSDTTLQLGLPGEAHDTRKNEGDRESPSSDSVTTSTTRATAQRISLV
- the LOC106431084 gene encoding agamous-like MADS-box protein AGL15 isoform X1, which codes for MGRGKIEIKRIENANSRQVTFSKRRAGLLKKAHELSVLCDAEVAVIVFSKSGKLFEFSSTRCMKKTLLRYGNYQISSDVPGINRKAENQECTEVDLLKDEISMLQEKHLQMQGKRLNLLSLKELQHLEKQLNFSLISVRERKELLLTKQLEESRLKEQRAELENETLRRQVQELRSFLPSINQHYVPSYIKCFAIDPKKSLLSNTCLGDINCSLQNTNSDTTLQLGLPGEAHDTRKNEGDRESPSSDSVTTSTTRATAQRISLV
- the LOC106431102 gene encoding pheophytinase, chloroplastic produces the protein MEIISQNFLPHCSLVTWSSNRLVPNRSNILLSSSGIKKSRFVIRNGTSDGYVVGENEDLGSLARRGDSKSKLLIPGLPDQSNGEASAARITPSQCEWKPNLTVHYEKSGCENVEAPAVLFLPGFGVGSFHYEKQLTDLGRDYRVWAVDFVGQGLSLPTQDPTTTTMSEETSSLEDSESFWGFGNEAQPWADQLVYSLDLWREQVQYIVEEVIGEPVYIAGNSLGGYVALYFAATHPHLVKGVTLLNATPFWGFFPNPVRSPRLARLFPWSGTFPLPARVKKLTELVWQKISDPESIAEILKQVYKDHSTDVDKVFSRIVEITQHPAAAASFASIMFAPGGELSFSEALSRCKENNVQICLMYGREDPWVGPIWGKKIKKELPNAPYYEISPAGHCPHDEVPEVVNYLMRGWIKHLESGGFEALPLLEDGEEDWEQSSIAREMEFPRGEGWKKSVKLWLYGSKYSFWGGVGESFRASLVKVLRGKSV